A genomic segment from Nicotiana tabacum cultivar K326 chromosome 7, ASM71507v2, whole genome shotgun sequence encodes:
- the LOC142161964 gene encoding uncharacterized protein LOC142161964, which produces MIRNEVIHDKVNMVPIKDKMWEVRLRWFGHVRRKSTDAPMRKCERLPLEGLWRGRGRPKKRWGEVIMQDMSQLQLTEDMTLDKKSRLNYFHCLASRRPAAGVSSIMALASQSQNSVKRYFIKAPKPNLASHTQPIQLENINHLEVPSSNEFDLDSLKFDPGERTQILDFHPNHRDIISREYLLQCPCQPRLHNFPKTNFSGSMRRFNPKWFDDEYHDWLEYSVSKDASYCLYCYLFKDNNIHQGGGDVFSSIGFKSWHKKKSFDKHGSSSIHNESKKKCQDLRQQRSIQSSFERQSNQLKHEYWIRLTASVNVVRLLITQGLAFRGHDESKSSLSRGNFLQTLLWYAKVCDNIRDYVLEHAPQNDQMTSPIIQKDIVTACKIETTKAIIEELNGDYFALLVDESFDTFRKEQMAIVLRYVDRIGFVMERLIDIVHVQNTCASSLKRAIANLLDQHSLSLSYVRGQCYDGASNMQGSSFKRMDEFRESQKERIQEALDMGELTTGWGLNQEFGLSRACDTRWGSQSKSFNNFILMFGSILDVLELLVLDAHSTDERAKQDITNAMLLVEVAKKRLQKLRKEEWNSLIAEISAFCIKYDILIPQFDELYVSSLRSRRKPNDCTVLHHYRVDVFCKIIDWQIQELNERFDEVTTHLLHGIACLNPINSFSSFDIRKIMRMTELYPDDFDEFSMGALENQLASYIIDVRDVDERFSDLHGLCDLSKRLVQTKKHSNYPLVFRLVKLALLLPVATASVERAFSAMKFIKNDLRSRMNDEFFSGCLVPYVEKIVFDSISNDAIIKTFQDMKPRRVQL; this is translated from the exons atgatcagaaatgaggttattcacgACAAGGTGAATATGGTCCCTATTAAGGACAAGATGTGGGAAGTGCgccttaggtggtttggtcatgtgaggcggAAGAGCACAGACGCCCCGATGAGGAAGTGTGAGAGGTTGCCATTGGAGGGCCTatggagaggtagaggtaggccaaagaagaggtggggagaggtgattatgCAAGACATGTCGCAGCTACAGttgaccgaggacatgacacttgataagAAG TCGCGTCTCAATTATTTCCATTGCCTCGCCAGTCGCCGCCCTGCCGCTGGCGTTTCATCTATCATGGCATTGGCATCCCAG TCTCAAAATTCAGTGAAGAGGTATTTTATCAAAGCACCAAAACCAAATTTGGCTTCTCATACTCAACCTATCCAGTTGGAGAATATAAACCATTTAGAAGTACCATCTTCTAATGAATTTGATTTGGATTCTTTAAAGTTTGATCCGGGGGAAAGAACTCAAATCTTGGACTTCCATCCAAATCATCGTGATATTATTAGTAGAGAATACCTTCTACAATGTCCTTGTCAACCTCGGCTTCATAACTTTCCTAAAACAAATTTTTCTGGATCAATGCGTCGATTTAATCCTAAATGGTTTGATGATGAATATCATGATTGGTTGGAGTACAGTGTAAGTAAAGATGCATCCTATTGTTTGTATTGTTATCTATTTAAAGATAATAATATTCATCAAGGCGGAGGTGATGTATTTTCAAGTATAGGGTTTAAGAGTTGGCATAAAAAGAAAAGTTTTGATAAACATGGATCGAGTAGCATTCACAATGAGTCAAAAAAGAAATgccaagatttgcggcaacaacGGTCTATTCAATCTTCATTTGAGAGGCAATCTAATCAACTTAAGCATGAGTATTGGATTCGCTTAACTGCTTCAGTTAATGTAGTAAGGCTTCTTATAACTCAAGGATTAGCATTTCGAGGTCATGATGAATCTAAGTCTTCACTTAGTAGGGGTAATTTTCTTCAAACTCTCTTATGGTATGCAAAAGTATGTGATAACATTCGTGATTATGTACTGGAACATGCTCCTCAAAATGATCAAATGACTTCTCCAATAATTCAGAAAGACATTGTAACTGCATGTAAGATAGAAACAactaaagctataattgaggaaCTAAATGGTGATTACTTTGCCTTGCTAGTTGATGAATCTTTTGATACGTTCCGCAAAGAGCAAATGGCGATTGTCTTACGGTATGTTGATAGAATAGGATTTGTGATGGAGCGACTTATTGATATAGTTCATGTTCAAAATACTTGTGCTTCATCTTTGAAGCGTGCAATTGCTAATTTACTTGATCAACACTCCTTAAGTCTATCATATGTGCGTGGACAATGTTATGATGGGGCAAGCAATATGCAAG GATCTTCGTTTAAGCGTATGGATGAATTTCGAGAATCTCAAAAAGAAAGAATTCAAGAGGCATTAGATATGGGTGAGCTTACAACTGGTTGGGGTTTGAATCAAGAATTTGGTCTTTCAAGAGCATGTGATACTCGTTGGGGATCTCAGTCTAAatcttttaataattttattCTGATGTTTGGCTCTATTCTCGATGTTCTTGAATTGCTTGTTCTTGATGCACATTCTACAGATGAAAGAGCCAAG CAAGACATTACAAACGCCATGCTACTTGTTGAAGTAGCAAAGAAAAGGTTGCAAAAGTTAAGGAAAGAGGAATGGAATTCTCTTATTGCGGAGATATCTGCATTTTGTATCAAATATGATATTTTGATACCTCAGTTTGATGAGCTATACGTTAGTTCTTTAAGATCACGTCGTAAACCTAATGACTGTACAGTCTTACATCATTATCGGGTTGATGTATTTTGCAAAATTATTGATTGGCAAATTCAAGAACTTAATGAACGTTTTGACGAAGTGACAACTCATTTGCTTCATGGAATTGCTTGTTTGAATCCAATTAACTCATtttcaagttttgacatcagGAAAATAATGAGAATGACTGAGTTATATCCTGATGactttgatgaatttagtatgggtGCTCTTGAGAATCAACTTGCAAGTTATATTATTGATGTTCGTGATGTTGATGAAAGATTCTCCGATCTACATGGGCTTTGTGATCTTTCAAAAAGATTAGTTCAGACAAAGAAGCATTCAAACTATCCTCTTGTATTTCGCTTAGTGAAACTTGCTTTGCTTCTGCCCGTTGCTACCGCATCCGTTGAAAGAGCTTTTTCGGCGATGAAGTTTATCAAGAATGACTTACGAAGTCGAATGAATGATGAGTTCTTTAGCGGTTGTTTGGTGCCTTATGTAGAAAAAATTGTGTTTGATAGTATTTCTAATGATGCTATTATTAAAACATTTCAAGATATGAAACCCCGCCGAGTGCAGTTGTAA